In Silene latifolia isolate original U9 population chromosome X, ASM4854445v1, whole genome shotgun sequence, the following proteins share a genomic window:
- the LOC141620762 gene encoding putative mitochondrial protein AtMg00310 codes for MSIFVFPEGIIDELHAALARFWWGSSETHKKIHWMRWEKLCEPKTMGGMGFRDLQVFNQALLAKQVWRILTNPNSLAARVLKARYFRNDTILEARLGYDPILVTHGEAYGELNRYFWKD; via the coding sequence ATGAGCATCTTTGTGTTTCCAGAGGGAATTATTGATGAACTACATGCGGCTTTAGCAAGATTCTGGTGGGGATCATCTGAGACTCATAAAAAAATTCACTGGATGCGGTGGGAGAAATTATGCGAGCCAAAAACAATGGGAGGTATGGGATTCCGTGACCTTCAGGTTTTTAACCAAGCTCTCTTGGCAAAACAGGTGTGGAGGATTTTGACCAATCCAAACTCTTTGGCAGCAAGAGTTCTAAAGGCCCGGTACTTCAGAAATGACACGATCTTGGAGGCCAGATTGGGCTACGATCCTATACTAGTTACACATGGAGAAGCTTATGGGGAGCTAAATCGCTACTTCTGGAAGGATTGA